From the Polaribacter gangjinensis genome, the window ATTGTCTAATCTAGACTCACATAATTGTAATAAAATTTCACCTGTAATTCCCTGAGAAGCTTGAGCTTTTTTGAAAAGATTACTGAATTGACGCTCTAAAATACCATAAGTATATTTTGCTTTTTGCTTTTCCATTAACTGGGTAGCATATTCAGATTTTTTACCTCTACGTTTTGCAGCACCATGCTGTCCTGGAGGATAATTTCTTTTTTCGAAGTTTTTGTCTTCACCAAAAATTGCTTCACCAAATTTACGAGCAATTTTAGTTTTTGGTCCTGTGTATCTTGCCATTTGTTTTGATTTTAAAGATAGGGATTATGAATTAAGGCTAATCCTTCGATAATCTAAATCCTATCAGAATTAAATAATTAAATTATACTCTTCTTCTTTTTGGAGGACGACATCCGTTGTGTGGAATTGGCGTAACATCAATAATTTCTGTTACCTCAATACCAGCATTGTGTAAAGATCTGATTGCAGATTCTCTACCATTTCCTGGACCTTTTACGAAAACTTTTACTTTACGTAAACCTGCTTCTTTAGCAACTCCTGAACAATCTTCTGCTGCTAATTGAGCTGCATAAGGAGTATTCTTTTTAGAACCTCTAAAGCCCATTTTACCTGCAGATGACCAAGAAACTACGTCTCCTTTTTTGTTTGTTAAAGAAATGATGATGTTATTGAAAGTTGCATTTATGTGAGCTTCTCCAATCGCATCTACGATTACTTTACGTTTTTTTGCACTTGCTTTTGCCATAATTTTTTGTTGTTAAGCGATGTTGTTTAGTAAATTGTATTTATAAAAATACGGCACACTAAATACATCAGCTAGTTTAATCTCTAACTTATTTTTTCTTGTTAGCAACTGTTTTTCTCTTACCTTTTCTAGTACGAGAATTATTTTTAGTTCTTTGTCCTCTTAAAGGAAGACCTAATCTGTGACGAATTCCTCTTTGACAACCAATGTCCATTAAACGCTTAATGTTTAATTGAACCTCAGAACGTAATTCACCCTCAATTGTGAAAGCTCCAACTTGTTCTCTGATTGCTGCAATTTGATCATCATTCCAGTCTTGAACTTTAATGTTTTCATCAACGTTTGCTTTAGCTAAAATTTCTTTAGCTCTACTGTTACCTATACCAAAGATGTAAGTTAAAGCAATAACTCCTCTTTTGTTCTTTGGAATGTCTATACCTGCTATTCTTGCCATTACCCTTGTCTTTGTTTAAATCTAGGATTTTGTTTATTTATTACATATAATCTGCCTTTTCTGCGAACTATTTTGCAGTCGGCGCTTCTTTTTTTAACTGATGCTCTAACTTTCATCTGCGTTGTCTTTTATTTAGTATCTGTAAGTAATTCTTGCTTTCGATAAATCGTATGGACTCATTTCTAATTTCACTTTATCACCAGGTAACAACTTGATGTAATGCATACGCATTTTTCCTGAAATGTGAGCTGTTACAATATGTCCATTCTCTAATTCTACACGAAACATAGCATTTGATAATGCTTCTGTAATTGTTCCGTCTTGTTGAATCGCTGATTGTTTAGCCATATTATTTAATCGATTTTCTATTGCTATTTCCCGTTTTCATTAAACCATCATAGTGACGATTTAACAAATACGAATTTATTTGTTGCATGGTATCAATTGCTACACCAACCATAATGATTAATGAAGTACCACCATAAAACATAGCCCAACTTTGTTGTACACCAAATTGAACAACAATTGATGGTAAAATAGACAAAGCTGCTAAAAATAAAGAACCTGGAAATGTAATTTTAGATAAAACAGAATCTAATTTATCAGCAGTATCTTTTCCTGGTCTTATTCCAGGAATAAAACCTCCACTTCTCTTCAGATCATCAGCCATTTTATTGGTAGGTATTGTAATTGCAGTATAGAAAAAACTGAAAACAATAATTAAAACTGCAAATATTACATTATACCACAAACCATTAATGTCTTGTAAACTTGAAATAACTGGAAATTTTTGTGCCAAAGCAACTGGTAAAAACATAATTGCCTGAGCAAAAATGATTGGCATTACACCAGCAGCATTTAATTTCAAGGGAATATAATCTCTTGAACCAGCAACATTTTGAACATTTCCTGCAACAGTTCTTCTAGCATACTGAACAGCTATTTTTCTAACAGCAGTAACTAGTAAAACAGTCAATAAAATTACAACAAACCAAAGGATAATTTCAATCAAAACCATCATTACACCACCTGCACCAGCATTTGTTGTTTTAGCAACAAACTCTTGTAAAAATGCAGCAGGGAAGTTAGCAATAATACCAACTGTAATTAATAATGAAATACCATTACCAATACCTTTATCAGTAATACGCTCTCCTAACCACATTGCAAAAATAGTACCAGCGGTTAAAATAATGATAGATGAAATCCAAAATGTAGCACCACTTACTAAAAACGCTTCAGGACCTAATCCAAACTGAGTTTTAATAGCAGTGATGTACGTTGGAGCTTGAACTAAAGTAATACCTATAGTCAACCATCTTGTAATCTGTGTAATTTTCTTTCTTCCACTTTCTCCATCTTTTTGTAATTTTTGCAAATAAGGAACCGCAATTCCCATTAACTGAACTACAATAGATGCAGAAATATAAGGCATAATACCAAGAGCCATTACTGATGCTCTTGCAAATGCACCTCCAGTAAATGCGTTTAATAAACCTAAAAGACCTCCTGAAGTACTTTCTTTTAAAGCTGCTAACTGTAATGGATCAATTCCAGGTAAAGGAACTGCAGCCATAAAACGGTAAACCGCTATTAAAACGATTGTAAGAAGAATCTTATTTTTAAGTTCTTCAATCTTGAAAATGTCTTTTAATGTATTTATAAAATTCATCATTTACAAAATCTTATAAAGTTACAGCTTGACCACCAGCAGCTTCAATAGCCGCTTTTGCTGTTGCTGTAAATTTGTGAACAGTAATAGTAAGTTTGGCTTTTAATTCACCAGTTCCTAAAATCTTAACCAAATCATTTTTAGAAACTAAACCTAAAGAAACTA encodes:
- the rpsK gene encoding 30S ribosomal protein S11 produces the protein MAKASAKKRKVIVDAIGEAHINATFNNIIISLTNKKGDVVSWSSAGKMGFRGSKKNTPYAAQLAAEDCSGVAKEAGLRKVKVFVKGPGNGRESAIRSLHNAGIEVTEIIDVTPIPHNGCRPPKRRRV
- the rpsM gene encoding 30S ribosomal protein S13; amino-acid sequence: MARIAGIDIPKNKRGVIALTYIFGIGNSRAKEILAKANVDENIKVQDWNDDQIAAIREQVGAFTIEGELRSEVQLNIKRLMDIGCQRGIRHRLGLPLRGQRTKNNSRTRKGKRKTVANKKK
- the ykgO gene encoding type B 50S ribosomal protein L36, which codes for MKVRASVKKRSADCKIVRRKGRLYVINKQNPRFKQRQG
- the infA gene encoding translation initiation factor IF-1 codes for the protein MAKQSAIQQDGTITEALSNAMFRVELENGHIVTAHISGKMRMHYIKLLPGDKVKLEMSPYDLSKARITYRY
- the secY gene encoding preprotein translocase subunit SecY, which gives rise to MNFINTLKDIFKIEELKNKILLTIVLIAVYRFMAAVPLPGIDPLQLAALKESTSGGLLGLLNAFTGGAFARASVMALGIMPYISASIVVQLMGIAVPYLQKLQKDGESGRKKITQITRWLTIGITLVQAPTYITAIKTQFGLGPEAFLVSGATFWISSIIILTAGTIFAMWLGERITDKGIGNGISLLITVGIIANFPAAFLQEFVAKTTNAGAGGVMMVLIEIILWFVVILLTVLLVTAVRKIAVQYARRTVAGNVQNVAGSRDYIPLKLNAAGVMPIIFAQAIMFLPVALAQKFPVISSLQDINGLWYNVIFAVLIIVFSFFYTAITIPTNKMADDLKRSGGFIPGIRPGKDTADKLDSVLSKITFPGSLFLAALSILPSIVVQFGVQQSWAMFYGGTSLIIMVGVAIDTMQQINSYLLNRHYDGLMKTGNSNRKSIK